In the bacterium genome, CGGGAACACGAACTGCATCGGAAAAAAGAGAAACGCGCCGACCACCGTCGCCACGATCGCCGCGCCCCAGATTCCGATGCGCCGCTCGAGGTACGAAACCAGAAACAACCGGCCGAAGAGGCCGCCGTAGAGCCCGGCCACGATTGCCGAGGCCAGCAAAGGAACACTGAACCAGGAGGCACTCTCCCACCACAGCCCGAACAAGAACGCGGTGGAAGCCCATGCGCCGTAGCCGCGGACCAGTGCCGCCAGGGCCAGGAGCGCGGCCGAGACCAGCAGGCCCGCCACCAATCCCCTCAGAGAAGAGCGAGCGAATGTCGCGTTCAGCCAACGGCCCTGAAACAGGGCGTCGAAGGCCGCAAGCCGATGAGGGTGGTTGGTCCGACACAGCGACTCACCCACCGACCAGCTCAAGAAGCCGGCGAAGCCCAGCGGGAAGAAATAGAGAAGCATGAGCTGGAACACCACGACGAATGTCGTCTGCGGCCGCGTCAAGACGCCGATCGTCACGCCCGCGGACACGACCCGCCCGCAGAAGAACAAGATCAAGGCGCCGCAGAAGATGGCCGCGGCCAAAATCTGCAGGCCTCTTCGCACACCGATCTCGCCGGCGTGGTACCGACGGACAAACGGAACCGCGATCAGGGGAACCAGCAGAACCGCCATGAAGATCCAGGCCTGTTGCAGAAGCGTCAGCGTCTGAAGAGTGCGCTGAAACGCTTCGCGCCCCGGGTCGTCGAAGTACCGAGCAAAGCCGGTGAGCTCGTTGCCCGCGAACAGGACTTCCAGTCCGTAGTCGAAATCCTCGCCCAGAACCGACTCCCGATCTCGATACCGCAACACACGATCGGTTCGCGCTTGAAGCTGCCGTTGACGGATCTGGGACGGGTCGAAGTCCGCGAGGTCGAAGCCCTGCTTTCCCAAGAAGGCGTCCGCTCGACGGGCGGCCTCGGCGTCGGTGATGTCCGGCCGGGCTTCGTCGGGAGGCACTCTGCGGCGGAGCTCCGAGACCTCGGCGTCGCCCCTGACCCGGACACGGTACTCCCATTCATTGGACGGCGAGTCGCGCCTGTAAACCACGACTTCCCATATCAGAAGCTCGCGCCCCGGCGCGCTCTGGCGAATCTCGTCCCGGCTGGCTTCGGCCGCCTGAAGCATCGGCTCGAGCACCGGTGTCGAGTTGAGGCGAGCCAGCACGTAGGGCCTCGACGGCAGCTCGCCCAGGTCTCGAATCCTCTCCAAGGCGATGTCTACGGCTTCTTCCTTGGATACCGTCCAGTCGGTGGGAAAGAGCGGATAGGCGCGCGGAAAACTCCACATCACGGCGAGCGCGGCGAGCAAACCGGTTGCGACCCAAATGAGGTCGCGACGGCGGCGGTTGGAATCCGTGTTCATGACCAAGCCGGCAACTCCCTTGGAATTATCTCAGGTGTCGATACGCCGCCGCCGGGACAAGGTTGCAGCCCGGGAAGCGAAATCCACCGGCCCTAGAAACTGGCGATAATCGTCTCGGCGAATTCCGAGGTCTTGACCTTGGTCGCACCCTTCATCTGGCGCGCCAAGTCGTAGGTCACTCGCTTCTCGCGAATCGCCGCAGCAATGCCGGATTCGACGAGGTCCGCGGCCTCGCCCCAGCCGAGCCACCTGAGCATCATGACTCCACTGAGAATCAAGGAACCCGGGTTGACCTTGTCCTGCCCCGCGTACTTCGGCGCGGTGCCGTGGGTCGCCTCGAAGAGGGCTAGGCCGTCGCCCTCGTTGCTGCCGGGCGCCATTCCCAGCCCACCGACCTGGGCTGCGAGCGCATCCGAAAGATAGTCTCCGTTGAGGTTGGTGGTCGCGATCACCTGATACTCGGCGGGCCGCAACAGCACCTGCTGGAACATGGCGTCGGCGATCCGGTCCTTGACCAGGATCTTGCCTTCCGGGAGCTCGCCATCGAACTCGTCCCAGAGCCGCGCTTCGGTCACCGTTTGATCCTCGAACTCCGTCCTGGCAACTTCGTAGCCCCAGTCCTTGAAGGCACCTTCGGTGAACTTCATGATGTTGCCCTTGTGCATCAAGGTGACATCGGTCCGGCCCTGGGCGACAGAGTACTCGAGCGCCTTGCGCACCAGCCGTTTGCTGCCTGTGGCCGAGACCGGTTTGATGCCGACGCCCGAGTCTTCCCGAACCCGCTTGCCCAGCTCCGCTCGCAGAAACTCGATCAGCTTCGCCGCCCCGGTCGATCCTTCTTCCCATTCGATACCTGCGTACACGTCTTCGGTGTTCTCGCGAAAGATCACCATATCGACGAGCCTCGCGTCCTTGACCGGGGAGGGCACACCCTTGATGTGGCGCACCGGACGAACGCAGGCATAGAGATCCAGGACCTGCCGCAAGGTCACGTTCAAGCTACGAAAGCCACCGCCGACGGGAGTCGTGAGCGGCCCCTTGATACCGACCCTGAAGTGCTTGAGCGCTTCGATCGTGTCCTGAGGCAACCACTCGTCGTACTCTTCCTTGGCCTTCTCCCCGGCGAAAACCTCCATCCAGGCAATCGACTTCGAGCCGCCGTAGGCTTCTGCGATCGCTCGATCGAGCACCAGCTTGGTCGCCCGCCAGATGTCAGGTCCGATGCCGTCACCTTCGATGAAGGGGATGACAGGCCGTTCGGGAATCTCGAGAACGCCCTCGCGCCAGGTAATCTCTTGGCCATCTGCGGGCGCCGTCAATCGACCGATGTTCTTGCTCACCTCGTGCGTCCTCCAGGGGGCTTTGAGCCGCGCGCTCAAGTTGCGCGGGCTATGCAGGCTACCACAGCGATC is a window encoding:
- a CDS encoding PP2C family protein-serine/threonine phosphatase; its protein translation is MNTDSNRRRRDLIWVATGLLAALAVMWSFPRAYPLFPTDWTVSKEEAVDIALERIRDLGELPSRPYVLARLNSTPVLEPMLQAAEASRDEIRQSAPGRELLIWEVVVYRRDSPSNEWEYRVRVRGDAEVSELRRRVPPDEARPDITDAEAARRADAFLGKQGFDLADFDPSQIRQRQLQARTDRVLRYRDRESVLGEDFDYGLEVLFAGNELTGFARYFDDPGREAFQRTLQTLTLLQQAWIFMAVLLVPLIAVPFVRRYHAGEIGVRRGLQILAAAIFCGALILFFCGRVVSAGVTIGVLTRPQTTFVVVFQLMLLYFFPLGFAGFLSWSVGESLCRTNHPHRLAAFDALFQGRWLNATFARSSLRGLVAGLLVSAALLALAALVRGYGAWASTAFLFGLWWESASWFSVPLLASAIVAGLYGGLFGRLFLVSYLERRIGIWGAAIVATVVGAFLFFPMQFVFPTSWSPVFWILPPLVFVVLFVRYGIMTSILAQMTVLIVLGAGPFLGVADPAMQFQASLALLAVSAPLIVSVRHLWSGREFLYRYEDVPPHVRRIADRERQKVELETARRIQTSILPELPPQLNGVEMTHSYLPATEVGGDFYDVLALEDGRLAVAVGDVAGHGVSSGLVMSMAKSALSVQVTFNPEVEAVFSTLNRMVYQSARKRLLTTLCYALVDPAKREMFFASAGHLFPYRISSRNEVQALESVSYPLGVRDEIDVRVRSANLEAGDYLFMFSDGVVEARDRATDELFGFERLERSLKRHAGGSVQELRRGVLADLDEFTGPGPRDDDLTVLVLRLP
- the icd gene encoding isocitrate dehydrogenase (NADP(+)); the encoded protein is MGRSIYHADRCGSLHSPRNLSARLKAPWRTHEVSKNIGRLTAPADGQEITWREGVLEIPERPVIPFIEGDGIGPDIWRATKLVLDRAIAEAYGGSKSIAWMEVFAGEKAKEEYDEWLPQDTIEALKHFRVGIKGPLTTPVGGGFRSLNVTLRQVLDLYACVRPVRHIKGVPSPVKDARLVDMVIFRENTEDVYAGIEWEEGSTGAAKLIEFLRAELGKRVREDSGVGIKPVSATGSKRLVRKALEYSVAQGRTDVTLMHKGNIMKFTEGAFKDWGYEVARTEFEDQTVTEARLWDEFDGELPEGKILVKDRIADAMFQQVLLRPAEYQVIATTNLNGDYLSDALAAQVGGLGMAPGSNEGDGLALFEATHGTAPKYAGQDKVNPGSLILSGVMMLRWLGWGEAADLVESGIAAAIREKRVTYDLARQMKGATKVKTSEFAETIIASF